The following are encoded together in the Variovorax sp. PBS-H4 genome:
- a CDS encoding PA4780 family RIO1-like protein kinase, protein MKAPPRLQTLIDEGLIDSVVRQLMSGKEAMVYVVRCGDQTRCAKIYKEATQRSFRQAVDYTENRKVKNTRLQRAMAKGTRFGRQATEAAWQSAEVDALYRLAAAGVRVPEPYNFADGVLLMELVTDEHGDAAPRLNDVVFTPEDARLHHATLLVEVIRMLCAGVVHGDLSEFNVLLAADGPVIIDLPQAVDAAGNNHARRMLMRDVGNLAGFFGQFAPELRSTRYGEEIWNLYERGELHTGSTLTGSFARPSGPVDLGGVLREVDDARAEEAARRIRMAVR, encoded by the coding sequence ATGAAAGCACCCCCTCGACTACAGACGCTGATCGACGAAGGATTGATCGACAGCGTGGTCCGCCAGCTCATGAGCGGCAAGGAAGCGATGGTCTACGTCGTGCGCTGCGGGGACCAGACGCGCTGCGCCAAGATCTACAAGGAAGCGACCCAGCGCAGTTTCCGCCAGGCCGTCGACTACACCGAAAACCGCAAGGTCAAGAACACGCGCCTTCAGCGAGCGATGGCCAAGGGCACCAGGTTCGGCCGGCAGGCCACCGAAGCCGCCTGGCAGAGCGCCGAGGTCGATGCGCTCTACAGGCTCGCAGCGGCGGGCGTGCGCGTGCCGGAGCCCTACAACTTTGCCGACGGCGTGTTGCTGATGGAACTGGTCACCGACGAGCACGGCGATGCCGCACCGCGCCTCAACGACGTCGTGTTCACGCCAGAGGACGCGCGGCTGCATCACGCAACGCTGCTGGTAGAAGTCATCCGCATGCTGTGTGCGGGCGTCGTGCACGGCGATCTTTCGGAGTTCAACGTGCTGCTCGCCGCCGACGGCCCCGTCATCATCGACTTGCCGCAGGCGGTCGATGCCGCGGGCAACAACCATGCGCGGCGCATGCTGATGCGCGACGTGGGGAACCTTGCCGGCTTTTTCGGGCAGTTCGCGCCCGAGCTGCGCTCCACCCGGTACGGCGAGGAAATATGGAACCTCTACGAGCGTGGCGAACTTCACACGGGCTCGACGCTCACGGGCAGCTTCGCACGCCCGAGCGGGCCGGTCGACCTGGGCGGGGTGCTGCGCGAGGTGGACGATGCGCGCGCCGAAGAGGCGGCACGGCGTATCCGCATGGCGGTGCGCTGA
- a CDS encoding DUF1328 domain-containing protein, translated as MLKWAIIFAIVSVVAGVFGFTGVSAGAAKIAKILFVIFLIVAIVFVALAVFGIGAIAT; from the coding sequence ATGCTGAAGTGGGCCATCATCTTCGCCATCGTTTCGGTCGTCGCCGGTGTCTTCGGATTTACCGGAGTCAGCGCTGGTGCGGCAAAGATCGCGAAGATCCTGTTCGTCATCTTCCTGATCGTGGCCATCGTGTTCGTGGCGTTGGCGGTCTTTGGTATCGGCGCCATCGCGACGTAA
- a CDS encoding RNA recognition motif domain-containing protein: MSTKLYVGNLPYSVTDASLKSNFAEFGSVSSAKVMMDRETGRSKGFGFVEMASADVAQAAINGLNGMSVDGRSIVVNLARPREEGSGSGGYSAAGYTAARRTDVGYGNGGYGGGRY, translated from the coding sequence ATGAGCACCAAACTCTACGTGGGCAACCTGCCCTATTCCGTGACCGATGCCAGCTTGAAAAGCAACTTTGCCGAGTTTGGCAGCGTCTCTTCGGCCAAGGTCATGATGGACCGTGAAACCGGCCGCTCCAAGGGCTTCGGGTTCGTGGAAATGGCGTCTGCGGATGTCGCCCAGGCCGCCATCAACGGCCTGAACGGCATGTCCGTCGATGGACGCTCGATCGTCGTGAACCTGGCCCGCCCTCGCGAAGAGGGCAGCGGCTCGGGTGGCTACAGCGCGGCTGGTTACACGGCGGCCAGACGCACGGACGTCGGCTATGGCAATGGCGGCTACGGCGGTGGTCGTTACTGA
- a CDS encoding phosphotransferase enzyme family protein has translation MPHHQPHDPYLVPTHTTAATSSISHWVKEHHGIPVHQCHLIRRGLNDNYALRSADGTRYVARLYSIRPRGGFNIHFEVSLLSHLEAKGVGVAAPVPATDGRAYIPLQFPEGARALVLFGYAEGAVPDTLEELELTGRTLARIHEAARDYAGPPSRYTLDGHHLAGRTLGYLQAYPELSAELLETYRRLVQGLLEELAAAEAGLTRVVCHGDTHGFNNHVNTDATGTRKTVFFDFDDAGPGFLAYDLSVLPWSHLFRKSLKEPDDVLRERWTHYLRGYRAVGQVSDSDMAALPLFLQLRHLWNLGEAAGRLHHWGTNSVPVDWLQKQVEVFAAWKGLDLRA, from the coding sequence ATGCCCCATCACCAGCCACACGACCCATATCTCGTACCCACCCACACGACCGCGGCCACGTCCTCCATCTCACACTGGGTAAAGGAGCACCATGGCATTCCGGTGCACCAGTGCCACCTGATTCGCCGCGGCCTGAACGACAACTACGCGCTGCGTTCGGCCGACGGAACCCGCTACGTCGCGCGTCTGTACTCGATTCGGCCGCGCGGCGGCTTCAACATCCATTTTGAAGTCTCGCTGCTGTCGCACTTGGAAGCCAAAGGTGTGGGCGTTGCCGCGCCAGTGCCGGCGACGGATGGGCGCGCCTACATCCCACTGCAGTTCCCCGAAGGGGCGCGTGCCCTGGTCCTGTTCGGGTATGCCGAAGGCGCGGTTCCCGATACCCTTGAAGAGCTCGAACTCACTGGCCGCACGCTGGCCCGCATCCACGAGGCGGCACGCGACTACGCCGGCCCGCCAAGTCGATACACGCTGGACGGCCACCACTTGGCCGGCCGGACTTTGGGTTACCTCCAGGCGTACCCGGAGCTGAGCGCGGAGTTGCTGGAAACGTACCGCCGCCTGGTACAGGGCCTCCTTGAAGAACTGGCCGCGGCCGAGGCCGGGCTGACGCGCGTCGTCTGCCACGGCGACACGCACGGCTTCAACAACCATGTGAACACGGACGCGACCGGCACCAGGAAGACCGTGTTCTTCGACTTCGACGATGCAGGCCCGGGCTTCCTGGCGTACGACCTGAGCGTGCTGCCCTGGTCGCATCTGTTCCGCAAGAGCCTCAAGGAACCTGACGATGTGCTGCGCGAGCGGTGGACGCACTACCTTCGCGGGTACCGCGCCGTCGGCCAGGTGAGCGATAGTGACATGGCAGCATTGCCGCTGTTCCTGCAGCTTCGGCATCTGTGGAACCTTGGCGAGGCAGCCGGGCGGCTGCATCACTGGGGGACGAATTCAGTGCCTGTGGATTGGCTGCAAAAACAGGTGGAGGTGTTTGCGGCGTGGAAAGGACTGGACCTGCGCGCGTGA
- a CDS encoding DUF1272 domain-containing protein, with the protein MLQMRPGCECCDRDLPPDSSDARICTFECTFCSDCAGGRLAGTCPNCGGELLPRPRRPADKLAKYPPSTTRVFKPEGCMPAP; encoded by the coding sequence ATGCTCCAGATGCGCCCAGGGTGCGAATGCTGTGACCGAGATCTGCCGCCCGACTCGTCCGATGCTCGAATCTGCACCTTCGAGTGCACGTTCTGTAGCGACTGCGCCGGCGGTCGTCTTGCCGGGACATGTCCGAACTGCGGCGGGGAGCTACTGCCTCGCCCAAGGCGACCAGCCGACAAGCTCGCGAAGTACCCGCCTTCAACCACGCGCGTTTTCAAACCCGAGGGGTGTATGCCCGCGCCTTGA
- a CDS encoding rhomboid family intramembrane serine protease yields the protein MSSLPPAVLALILTSVIAFLAQGLSEGLTATLALWPIGSGAFSPWQVVTYAFLHGSISHLAFNMFGLWMFGADLERVWGPKRLLMLYGVSVLGAAAAQLAVAAMSGSAYPTVGASGGLFGILVAFAMVFPTRKIMPLIPPIPMPAPVFVTLYGALELLFGVTGSFAGVAHFAHLGGLAGGWLLVRYWRGQAPFGRRR from the coding sequence ATGTCTTCCTTGCCTCCCGCCGTCCTGGCGCTGATCCTCACCAGCGTCATTGCATTCCTTGCTCAGGGCCTGTCGGAGGGGCTCACCGCCACACTGGCGCTGTGGCCGATAGGCTCGGGTGCCTTCTCGCCGTGGCAGGTGGTGACCTACGCCTTTCTGCACGGCAGCATTTCGCACCTCGCGTTCAACATGTTCGGCCTGTGGATGTTCGGCGCGGACCTGGAGCGTGTCTGGGGACCGAAGCGCCTCCTGATGCTCTATGGCGTGAGCGTGCTCGGTGCGGCAGCGGCGCAACTCGCGGTGGCCGCCATGAGCGGCAGCGCGTACCCGACCGTCGGCGCCTCAGGCGGTCTCTTCGGCATCCTGGTTGCTTTCGCGATGGTGTTCCCCACGCGCAAGATCATGCCGCTGATCCCACCGATCCCGATGCCTGCGCCGGTGTTCGTCACGCTGTACGGCGCGCTGGAACTGCTGTTCGGTGTCACCGGCAGCTTCGCTGGCGTCGCGCACTTTGCACACTTGGGCGGGTTGGCGGGGGGCTGGCTGCTCGTGCGGTACTGGCGCGGCCAAGCACCCTTCGGACGTCGGCGATAG
- a CDS encoding ABC transporter substrate-binding protein, giving the protein MLKLMKFKCVLAALSVAATAMLPDMALAQPAKPLKKVTIAAGGVTVLNVTYPWLMMPIALDYWRSEGYDVQVIAAPGSVQAVQQLATGNVDFAQVSSNVAIQANVTSNIPARVVMNNSVIDWALAVQADGAMQKVSDFKGKNIGIVSLASGGLPLLRSLLKANGLDPDKDVNIIATGAGAPALEALKSNRVQGLMFWNAAIAGFENAGAKLRLFRSPDWQRLPDFSLATTQRAIERDPAMVEAIVRGAAKASLFAVSNPECVRKLHWARFPESKPTGSDDATLARWDDNLLRAQVESMKAAFEMNGGKLWGRATAEGFGRMQDFMLDAKLIDRKIAPATFVVATEGFFERVNDFDMQAVAKQAQACTAAR; this is encoded by the coding sequence ATGCTGAAACTGATGAAGTTCAAGTGTGTGCTCGCCGCTCTGAGCGTTGCCGCCACGGCCATGTTGCCGGACATGGCGCTGGCGCAGCCCGCCAAGCCACTGAAGAAGGTGACCATCGCGGCCGGCGGCGTGACGGTGCTGAACGTGACCTACCCGTGGCTCATGATGCCGATCGCGCTGGACTACTGGAGGAGCGAGGGCTACGACGTGCAGGTCATCGCCGCGCCCGGCTCCGTGCAGGCGGTGCAGCAGCTCGCCACCGGCAACGTCGACTTCGCGCAGGTGAGCTCCAACGTCGCGATCCAGGCCAACGTCACCAGCAACATTCCGGCACGGGTGGTCATGAACAACAGCGTGATCGACTGGGCCCTGGCCGTGCAGGCGGACGGTGCCATGCAGAAGGTGAGCGACTTCAAGGGCAAGAACATCGGCATCGTGAGCCTCGCGAGCGGCGGCCTGCCGCTCCTGCGGTCGCTGCTGAAGGCCAACGGCCTCGACCCGGACAAGGACGTGAACATCATCGCGACCGGTGCCGGCGCGCCGGCCCTGGAGGCGCTCAAGTCCAATCGGGTGCAGGGGCTGATGTTCTGGAATGCCGCCATCGCCGGCTTCGAGAACGCCGGTGCCAAGCTGCGCCTGTTCCGCAGCCCCGACTGGCAGCGCCTGCCCGACTTCTCGCTGGCCACCACCCAGCGTGCCATCGAGCGCGACCCTGCCATGGTCGAAGCGATCGTGCGCGGGGCGGCCAAGGCCAGCCTGTTCGCCGTCTCCAACCCCGAATGCGTGCGCAAGCTCCACTGGGCGCGTTTCCCCGAAAGCAAGCCGACCGGATCGGACGACGCGACGCTCGCACGCTGGGACGACAATCTCCTGCGCGCGCAGGTGGAGTCGATGAAGGCCGCCTTCGAGATGAACGGCGGCAAACTCTGGGGCCGAGCCACCGCCGAGGGCTTCGGACGCATGCAGGACTTTATGCTGGACGCCAAGCTGATCGATCGCAAGATCGCACCGGCGACCTTCGTCGTCGCAACCGAAGGCTTTTTCGAGCGCGTGAACGACTTCGACATGCAGGCAGTTGCGAAGCAGGCTCAAGCTTGCACGGCGGCGCGATAG
- a CDS encoding ABC transporter permease: MNTASASAAMAAGLDDDPAARRPALAWLGPRPELPLSALLFIVVVGGWELAVRVLGVTPLLLPAPTAVAAALWEGIRNNTFTYHLGVTFYETLAGFVLGAGLGLVLGAVIAQFPLVERTLYPYVVAFQTIPKVAIAPLFVIWFGYGMTSKIVITATIAFFPVLANTVAGLRSVPEDQLELLKAFTASRWQVFRMARIPHALPYIFVGLDVSIVLSVIGAIVGEFVGAQAGLGYLILQRTFSMDTAGMFAILILLSAMGLGLHWLVHVVQRKVVFWAEDERRRVSGA, from the coding sequence ATGAACACCGCTTCTGCTTCCGCTGCCATGGCCGCCGGGCTGGACGACGATCCGGCCGCACGGCGCCCCGCGCTCGCCTGGCTCGGCCCCAGGCCGGAGCTGCCGCTCTCGGCGCTGCTCTTCATCGTGGTGGTCGGCGGCTGGGAACTGGCGGTGCGGGTGCTCGGCGTCACGCCGCTGCTGCTGCCGGCGCCGACGGCCGTGGCCGCGGCGCTGTGGGAAGGCATCCGCAACAACACCTTCACCTACCATCTGGGCGTCACCTTCTACGAGACCCTGGCGGGCTTCGTTCTCGGTGCCGGCCTGGGCCTGGTGCTGGGCGCGGTGATTGCACAGTTTCCGCTGGTCGAGCGCACGCTGTACCCCTACGTGGTCGCCTTCCAGACCATTCCCAAGGTCGCGATCGCGCCCTTGTTCGTGATCTGGTTCGGCTACGGCATGACTTCGAAGATCGTGATCACCGCCACGATTGCCTTCTTTCCGGTCCTCGCCAACACGGTGGCCGGGCTGCGTTCGGTGCCCGAAGATCAGCTCGAACTGCTGAAGGCCTTCACGGCCTCGCGCTGGCAGGTGTTCCGCATGGCACGCATTCCCCATGCGCTGCCTTACATCTTCGTGGGACTCGACGTGTCGATCGTGCTGTCGGTGATCGGCGCCATCGTGGGCGAGTTCGTCGGTGCGCAGGCCGGGCTGGGCTACCTCATCCTGCAGCGCACCTTCTCGATGGATACGGCAGGCATGTTCGCCATCCTCATCCTGCTGTCGGCGATGGGACTGGGTCTGCATTGGCTCGTGCATGTCGTCCAGCGCAAGGTGGTGTTCTGGGCGGAGGATGAACGCCGCCGCGTCTCGGGTGCCTGA
- a CDS encoding ABC transporter ATP-binding protein, whose amino-acid sequence MTASAKLSVIPSAPPAERGDSAMIEVTGLNKIYRSREGQHIEALKDVSFDIADGEFVTVVGPSGCGKSTLLKILAGTLRRSTGAVKVRQRPIDGPSRDVGVVFQSPVLLPWRTVLENVLVPIEIQRLSMKEYEPRARAYLKLVGLEGFENKYPNELSGGMQQRVGISRGLVHEPAFLLMDEPFGALDAMTRETMNLELLRIWSQSRKTVMLVTHSIPEAVFLADRVIVMSPRPGRISEILQVDLPRPRTLEMINSERFGGYVSAIRKHFHSLGLDA is encoded by the coding sequence ATGACTGCGTCCGCGAAGCTCAGTGTCATTCCTTCCGCGCCGCCGGCCGAACGCGGCGACAGCGCGATGATCGAGGTCACGGGTCTCAACAAGATCTATCGCAGCCGGGAGGGCCAGCACATCGAGGCGCTCAAGGATGTGAGCTTCGACATTGCCGATGGCGAGTTCGTCACCGTGGTCGGCCCCAGCGGGTGCGGCAAGTCCACGCTGCTCAAGATCCTGGCCGGCACGCTGCGGCGCTCGACGGGCGCGGTCAAGGTACGCCAGCGTCCCATCGACGGTCCGAGCCGCGATGTCGGCGTGGTCTTCCAGTCGCCGGTGCTGCTGCCGTGGCGCACCGTGCTCGAGAACGTACTGGTGCCGATCGAGATCCAGCGCCTGAGCATGAAGGAGTACGAGCCGAGGGCGCGTGCCTACCTCAAGCTCGTCGGCCTCGAAGGTTTCGAGAACAAGTACCCGAACGAACTCTCGGGCGGCATGCAGCAGCGCGTGGGCATCAGTCGCGGCCTGGTGCACGAGCCGGCATTCCTGCTGATGGACGAACCCTTCGGCGCCCTCGACGCGATGACGCGCGAGACCATGAACCTGGAGCTGCTGCGCATCTGGTCGCAGAGCCGCAAGACCGTGATGCTGGTGACGCACAGCATCCCGGAGGCGGTGTTCCTTGCCGATCGCGTGATCGTGATGTCGCCCCGGCCGGGCCGCATCAGCGAGATCCTGCAGGTCGACCTGCCTCGCCCGCGCACGCTGGAGATGATCAATTCGGAGCGTTTCGGCGGCTACGTGTCCGCCATCCGCAAGCATTTTCATTCCCTGGGACTCGACGCATGA
- a CDS encoding enoyl-CoA hydratase/isomerase family protein, whose product MNYRCISVSVDRWIATLTLNRPEKMNALDDDILLEMQHALDALEQDESVRALVITGEGRAFCAGFDLSPREEPFTTVKDWRDHVKLGNDTWFRIWRSRLPVIAAVNGYCLGGGCDLSMVCDITLASDKAEFGEPEIQFQSAPPFAIMPWVLGMKKTKELLLTGDRIGAEEAVRIGLANRVVPAAKLMEEAQRLALKLAMIPPPAMQLNKHGLNRAYDLRGFQSTVDLGAEIFTLVLMSESQESRDFFEVAAKQGLKAAFKWRDARFALAGETVA is encoded by the coding sequence ATGAACTACCGCTGCATCAGCGTGTCCGTCGACCGCTGGATCGCGACCCTCACGCTCAACCGTCCCGAGAAGATGAATGCGCTCGACGACGACATCCTGCTGGAGATGCAGCATGCACTCGATGCGCTGGAACAGGACGAATCGGTGCGCGCACTGGTCATCACGGGCGAGGGTCGCGCCTTCTGCGCCGGCTTCGACCTGAGCCCGCGCGAAGAGCCCTTTACCACCGTCAAGGACTGGCGCGACCACGTGAAGCTCGGCAACGACACCTGGTTTCGCATCTGGCGCTCGCGCCTGCCGGTGATCGCAGCGGTCAACGGCTACTGCCTCGGTGGCGGCTGCGACCTGTCGATGGTGTGCGACATCACCCTCGCGTCCGACAAGGCCGAGTTCGGCGAGCCCGAGATCCAGTTCCAGTCCGCGCCGCCCTTCGCGATCATGCCCTGGGTCCTGGGCATGAAGAAGACCAAGGAACTGCTGCTCACGGGGGATCGCATCGGCGCCGAGGAAGCGGTGCGCATCGGGCTGGCGAATCGGGTGGTGCCGGCCGCGAAGCTGATGGAAGAAGCGCAGCGTCTGGCGCTGAAGCTCGCGATGATCCCGCCGCCTGCCATGCAGCTCAACAAGCACGGCCTCAATCGCGCCTACGACCTTCGTGGTTTCCAGTCGACGGTCGACCTGGGGGCGGAGATCTTCACGCTGGTGTTGATGTCGGAGTCGCAGGAGTCGCGCGACTTCTTCGAGGTCGCGGCGAAGCAGGGCCTGAAGGCCGCCTTCAAGTGGCGTGATGCGCGCTTCGCACTCGCCGGCGAAACCGTCGCGTGA
- a CDS encoding acetate--CoA ligase family protein: MRTPLPGAAPLRDLTPLMRPASVAVLGASPRPDSFGNSVVKNLLAAGYEGLIYPIHPSAAEVEGLRCFADLQDLPEAPDCAVVALPADKVLPALTQAARRGLRAAVVFASGFAELGEAGRALQAELAELCARTGLLVCGPNCLGLANLHERISLYSAPLPEPLRVGGVAIASHSGSGCIALAGVGRFGLSHLVSVGNAAVLDVDDYLAFFADDPNTRVAALFMESVRHPSRFLEAAARMRAAGKPVVVLKVGRSAQGAAATAAHTGSLAGSHAAAVDFFRQAGVVLVDDMDEMVETCALMVESARRPAGDGLAVINVSGGEVALTCDLAQAAGLRFPRLARSTLDALRACLPAFATPSNPLDATGAAVFDMTMYARALDALLADPDVALLAVSQDCPVSLGAQGAETYRAIAAATAAAAARTDKPMAFYSNVGGGLHPRAVAPLAGSGVAALQGARAALVAMRHFIDWHLWQPCGASKEVAVLEADAAWSDRLASGQALSEHEAKQFLEAHGIRTTREARAADAQQAAQAAEAIGFPVVMKIDSADIPHKTEAGGVRLALRTPAEVRAAFADMLATVRERMPAARIDGVLIQEMVQGGVEMIAGLSRQAPFGHAVVAGSGGVWVELVRDSSLALSPIDAPRATALVGSTRASRLLDGFRGAPPADRGAFEALIVRLSQIGSAYADYIEAIDLNPVAVLAEGEGVRVLDALVELRRPAFHSMNPGDLP; encoded by the coding sequence ATGCGCACTCCTCTGCCCGGCGCCGCGCCGCTACGCGATCTGACGCCCCTGATGCGCCCCGCTTCCGTGGCCGTGCTCGGTGCTTCACCTCGGCCGGATTCCTTTGGCAATTCGGTGGTGAAGAATCTGCTCGCCGCGGGCTATGAAGGCCTCATCTACCCGATCCATCCCTCGGCTGCCGAGGTGGAAGGTCTGCGCTGTTTCGCCGACCTGCAGGATCTGCCCGAGGCACCCGACTGCGCCGTGGTCGCACTGCCGGCGGACAAGGTCCTGCCCGCACTGACCCAGGCCGCGCGGCGCGGGCTCCGCGCGGCGGTGGTCTTCGCCAGCGGCTTTGCCGAACTGGGCGAGGCGGGCCGCGCGCTGCAGGCGGAGCTGGCCGAGCTGTGCGCGCGCACGGGGCTGCTGGTGTGCGGGCCCAACTGCCTCGGGCTCGCCAATCTGCACGAGCGCATTTCGCTCTACAGCGCACCGCTGCCGGAACCGCTGCGCGTGGGCGGGGTCGCCATCGCGTCACATTCGGGCTCGGGCTGCATTGCCCTGGCCGGAGTGGGCCGCTTCGGGCTGAGCCACCTGGTGTCGGTCGGCAATGCGGCCGTGCTCGACGTGGATGACTACCTCGCCTTCTTTGCCGACGACCCGAACACGCGCGTGGCCGCGCTCTTCATGGAATCGGTCCGGCATCCGAGTCGCTTCCTCGAAGCCGCGGCGCGCATGCGTGCGGCCGGCAAGCCGGTGGTGGTCCTGAAGGTGGGTCGTTCGGCACAAGGCGCAGCGGCAACGGCCGCGCACACCGGTTCGCTGGCGGGATCGCACGCAGCGGCCGTGGACTTCTTTCGCCAGGCCGGCGTGGTGCTGGTCGACGACATGGACGAGATGGTCGAAACTTGCGCGCTCATGGTCGAATCGGCCAGGCGGCCGGCCGGCGATGGCCTTGCCGTCATCAACGTCAGCGGCGGCGAGGTGGCGCTCACCTGCGACCTGGCGCAAGCGGCAGGGCTTCGCTTCCCGCGGCTCGCACGGTCCACGCTCGATGCCTTGCGCGCCTGCCTGCCGGCTTTTGCCACGCCGAGCAATCCGCTGGACGCGACCGGCGCGGCGGTCTTCGACATGACCATGTATGCACGCGCCCTCGACGCGCTGCTCGCCGACCCGGACGTCGCGTTGCTGGCGGTTTCGCAGGATTGTCCCGTGAGCCTGGGCGCACAGGGGGCGGAGACCTACCGGGCGATCGCGGCCGCGACTGCCGCCGCGGCCGCACGGACGGACAAGCCGATGGCTTTCTACAGCAATGTGGGCGGCGGCCTCCACCCGCGTGCCGTCGCGCCTCTGGCGGGCAGCGGCGTGGCCGCGCTGCAAGGCGCCCGGGCTGCGTTGGTGGCGATGCGGCATTTCATCGATTGGCATCTCTGGCAGCCCTGCGGCGCGTCCAAGGAGGTCGCCGTGCTCGAAGCCGACGCGGCGTGGTCCGACCGGCTCGCCAGCGGACAGGCGCTCTCGGAGCACGAGGCCAAGCAATTCCTCGAGGCGCACGGCATCCGCACGACCCGCGAAGCACGCGCCGCCGACGCCCAGCAGGCTGCGCAGGCAGCGGAGGCGATCGGCTTTCCGGTCGTGATGAAGATCGACTCCGCGGACATCCCGCACAAGACCGAGGCCGGTGGCGTGCGGTTGGCGCTTCGCACGCCAGCCGAGGTGCGCGCCGCTTTCGCCGACATGCTGGCGACGGTGCGCGAGCGCATGCCCGCGGCGCGCATCGACGGCGTGCTGATCCAGGAGATGGTGCAGGGCGGCGTCGAGATGATCGCGGGCTTGTCGCGCCAGGCACCCTTCGGGCACGCGGTGGTCGCGGGCTCGGGGGGCGTGTGGGTCGAGCTGGTGCGGGACAGCAGTCTTGCCCTGTCGCCGATCGATGCGCCGCGCGCCACCGCGCTGGTGGGCAGCACGCGTGCCTCACGGCTGCTCGACGGATTCCGTGGCGCCCCCCCGGCGGATCGCGGGGCCTTCGAGGCGCTGATCGTGCGCCTGTCGCAGATCGGCAGTGCCTACGCCGACTACATCGAGGCCATCGACCTCAATCCCGTGGCCGTGCTCGCCGAGGGTGAAGGCGTGCGAGTGCTGGACGCGCTCGTCGAGCTTCGCCGCCCCGCCTTCCATTCCATGAACCCAGGAGACTTGCCATGA